One genomic region from Clostridium saccharobutylicum DSM 13864 encodes:
- a CDS encoding DUF956 family protein — translation MVQSLNTKVDLAIDATAFTGVADYGKIMIGDKGFEFYNSRDFRKFIQIPWEEVDYVIASVLFKGKWIPRYAIKTKKNGTYTFASKEAKKVLRAIRNYVDPEHMVYSLSFFDVVKRAVKSIFKKS, via the coding sequence ATGGTTCAATCACTAAATACAAAGGTAGATCTAGCAATTGATGCAACAGCTTTTACTGGAGTTGCAGATTATGGTAAAATTATGATCGGCGACAAGGGTTTTGAGTTCTATAATTCTCGTGATTTTCGTAAGTTCATTCAAATTCCTTGGGAAGAGGTTGACTATGTCATTGCATCCGTATTGTTTAAAGGAAAGTGGATTCCACGATATGCAATTAAAACAAAGAAAAATGGTACATATACTTTTGCTTCTAAAGAAGCAAAAAAAGTACTTCGTGCTATTCGAAATTATGTTGATCCAGAGCATATGGTTTATTCGTTAAGTTTTTTTGATGTAGTGAAGCGAGCGGTGAAATCGATATTTAAGAAGAGTTAA
- a CDS encoding PTS system mannose/fructose/sorbose family transporter subunit IID yields MSNELKLTKKDRISVWFRSFFLQGSWNYERMQNGGWAFAMIPAIKKLYKTKEDRAAALERHLEFFNTHPYVASPIIGVTLALEEERANGAPIDDITIQGVKVGMMGPLAGIGDPVFWFTVKPILGALAASLAATGNILGPIIYFLAWNIIRMGFMWYTQEFGYKAGSRITDDLSGGLLQDITKGASILGMFILGSLVNRWVSVKFAPTVSSVKLGDGAFIDWSKLPEGAQGIQQALMQQASGMSLTDHKITTLQNNLDSLIPGLAGLLITLLCMWLLKKKVSPIAIILGLFVVGIAFHLIGLM; encoded by the coding sequence ATGTCAAATGAATTAAAATTAACAAAAAAAGATCGTATTTCTGTTTGGTTCCGTTCATTTTTCCTTCAAGGTTCTTGGAACTATGAAAGAATGCAAAATGGTGGTTGGGCATTTGCAATGATTCCAGCAATCAAAAAATTATATAAGACTAAAGAAGATAGAGCGGCTGCATTAGAGCGTCACTTGGAGTTCTTTAACACTCATCCATATGTAGCTTCACCAATCATTGGTGTAACATTAGCTTTAGAAGAAGAACGTGCAAATGGTGCACCAATCGATGATATAACTATTCAAGGTGTTAAAGTTGGTATGATGGGACCTTTAGCTGGTATCGGAGATCCAGTTTTCTGGTTTACTGTTAAGCCAATTTTAGGGGCATTAGCTGCTTCACTTGCTGCGACTGGTAACATCCTTGGACCAATTATCTATTTCTTAGCTTGGAATATCATCCGTATGGGATTTATGTGGTATACACAAGAGTTTGGTTACAAAGCAGGTTCTCGTATTACTGATGATTTATCAGGTGGTTTATTGCAAGATATTACAAAAGGAGCATCTATCCTTGGTATGTTCATTTTAGGATCATTAGTTAATAGATGGGTATCTGTTAAGTTCGCACCAACAGTATCATCTGTTAAGTTAGGTGATGGTGCTTTTATTGACTGGAGCAAGCTTCCTGAAGGAGCACAAGGCATTCAACAAGCTTTAATGCAACAAGCATCTGGTATGTCATTAACTGATCATAAGATTACAACACTACAAAATAATTTGGATTCATTAATTCCTGGACTTGCAGGATTATTAATTACACTTCTTTGTATGTGGTTACTTAAAAAGAAAGTATCACCAATTGCTATCATTCTTGGATTATTCGTAGTTGGTATTGCTTTCCACTTAATCGGTTTAATGTAA
- a CDS encoding class II bacteriocin, protein MKKIKELKVEELQEISGGKVTKYPNGLYCDDSTGHCHVDWSEATSSIGQIVVNGWVQNGPWSHR, encoded by the coding sequence ATGAAAAAAATTAAAGAATTAAAAGTTGAAGAATTACAAGAAATTTCTGGAGGAAAAGTTACTAAGTATCCAAACGGTCTTTATTGTGATGATTCTACAGGACACTGCCATGTTGATTGGTCAGAAGCAACATCATCAATTGGTCAAATTGTTGTAAATGGTTGGGTACAAAATGGACCTTGGTCTCATAGATAA
- a CDS encoding bacteriocin immunity protein has protein sequence MNKKYYDLINELQKILDDPKVKSDKELAHILTSYKDKLENGGEYKLVCTKLTNAIATYVRHNHFKAPESVLKLYNHLANVESQYRGLFSFITWF, from the coding sequence ATGAATAAAAAATATTATGATTTAATAAACGAATTACAAAAAATATTAGATGATCCGAAAGTTAAAAGCGATAAAGAATTAGCACATATTTTAACATCATATAAAGATAAATTAGAAAATGGAGGAGAGTATAAGTTAGTTTGTACAAAATTGACTAATGCTATCGCAACATACGTGCGACATAATCATTTTAAAGCTCCAGAATCAGTTTTAAAATTATATAATCATTTAGCAAATGTTGAATCCCAATATAGGGGATTATTTTCATTTATTACATGGTTCTAA